From a region of the Salinispira pacifica genome:
- a CDS encoding ArsR/SmtB family transcription factor: MNRCCSLEIHGDDQERFLRMCKAIGNPIRFEILKFLLSHPSCITGDIVNHVPIAQATVSQHLKVLKESGWIQGESEGSSTCYCMSDAGVQWFKQTIGEIF, translated from the coding sequence ATGAATCGGTGCTGCAGTCTTGAAATTCATGGCGATGATCAGGAACGCTTTCTCAGGATGTGCAAAGCAATTGGAAATCCCATTCGCTTTGAAATTCTGAAATTTCTGTTGTCACATCCCAGCTGCATAACCGGAGACATCGTGAATCATGTACCCATCGCCCAGGCTACGGTTTCCCAGCATCTGAAAGTTTTGAAAGAAAGCGGCTGGATTCAAGGGGAGAGTGAAGGGTCATCAACCTGTTATTGCATGAGCGATGCGGGCGTGCAGTGGTTCAAGCAAACCATCGGAGAAATTTTCTAA
- a CDS encoding permease, with translation MEYVYEIARFMGGAFVKIWPLLAITIPFAAAMRISGNHAKVTRFLSARPAPAILLAMLIGAVSPLCSCSVIPVIAGMMAAGVPLGPIMTFWIASPSMDPEIFFLSVSTLGMNLAVWRIIATAVLSLAGGILAHFMQSRGWVGQSILKDGYTTRVFRLLPWLRERVSLAWTRLVESRRPNGYAAETSVSPEVRISSIEGAPREFSLSASLSPTAVPGGDSCCTPGSRVSSAASCCSGEKPEKTCECSGDATEAAHDGQSRKGSTKPLLRRFFREMGRSGVMVLQFIALAFFLEALIVLYVPLEWITGIFGQSDAANIFMATLVSIPLYTTNLSALGLMGGLLQQGLAPAAVLAFLIGGATTTLPAMAAVYGLTHRRVFALYVSISIIGSLMFGLLYSIF, from the coding sequence ATGGAATATGTGTACGAAATTGCCCGATTCATGGGCGGTGCGTTTGTAAAAATCTGGCCCTTGCTGGCCATTACCATCCCCTTTGCCGCAGCAATGCGAATAAGCGGTAATCACGCAAAGGTGACCCGCTTTCTCTCTGCCCGGCCGGCTCCTGCAATCCTTCTGGCAATGCTGATCGGAGCCGTGAGTCCATTGTGCAGCTGCTCGGTAATTCCTGTTATCGCAGGAATGATGGCTGCGGGTGTACCCTTGGGCCCGATCATGACCTTCTGGATTGCCTCACCGTCAATGGATCCTGAAATATTCTTTTTAAGCGTATCTACCCTGGGGATGAACCTGGCTGTGTGGCGCATTATTGCAACTGCAGTACTGAGCCTTGCGGGAGGAATCCTGGCCCATTTTATGCAAAGCCGTGGTTGGGTCGGACAAAGCATTCTCAAAGACGGATATACCACCCGGGTTTTCCGGCTTCTCCCCTGGCTCCGTGAGCGGGTATCTCTTGCCTGGACCCGGCTTGTTGAATCTCGAAGACCTAACGGGTATGCGGCCGAAACCTCGGTCAGTCCCGAAGTCCGGATTTCATCAATCGAGGGTGCCCCCCGGGAGTTCAGCCTCTCCGCTTCGTTAAGCCCGACGGCCGTACCTGGAGGGGATAGCTGCTGTACTCCCGGATCCCGGGTGTCCTCGGCGGCAAGCTGTTGCAGCGGGGAAAAGCCGGAGAAAACCTGCGAATGCTCAGGAGATGCAACAGAAGCTGCACATGACGGCCAGAGCCGGAAAGGAAGCACAAAGCCATTGCTGCGCCGGTTTTTCCGGGAAATGGGGCGCTCCGGCGTGATGGTGCTCCAGTTTATTGCATTGGCCTTTTTTCTTGAAGCGCTGATAGTTTTGTATGTGCCGCTGGAATGGATTACCGGTATATTCGGACAATCTGATGCAGCCAATATATTCATGGCCACTCTGGTAAGTATTCCCCTCTATACCACCAACCTGAGCGCACTGGGCCTTATGGGAGGCCTCCTTCAGCAGGGTCTTGCTCCGGCTGCGGTATTGGCCTTTCTAATCGGAGGCGCAACCACCACTCTTCCGGCCATGGCTGCAGTGTACGGCCTCACCCATCGAAGAGTGTTTGCCCTATATGTATCAATTTCCATTATTGGCTCGCTGATGTTCGGACTGCTCTACAGTATTTTCTGA
- the mnmE gene encoding tRNA uridine-5-carboxymethylaminomethyl(34) synthesis GTPase MnmE, translating to MNGMMQDDRIAALATPLGESALAVIRTSGEGTLQALSRGFSRPGTLQEAPGNTIIYGWLQYDESRRVDEVTVAVFRAPRSYTGEESAEIYCHGSIPGIQKIMELLFTLGFRQAEPGEFSLRAFINGKMDLTRAEAVHEIVRSQSRKAQSLALNRLSGRVFEEIDRVKSRLVDIMAAVSVQLDYPDDELPGEDDDSGYVRSLIPMDTVQDAVSGLERLVSSYRSGRLYQQGARVALAGQTNAGKSSMFNLFLKEDRSIVSNIHGTTRDYIQAPVVLDGIPLSLYDTAGLREVDEIIEKEGIRRSGQVIENSSVILYLVDGTNSDKSAHAFDEKQLERIGELNLPCVKIWTKTDLPQCAPAPKGFLPLSMISGEGFDRVQQAMMEALLQGERLAGDGDLVIDSLRQKQLIDDALDGLQQALTSMEGDQPLDIIAMDLQRSIRSLGEITGEVSSEDILDRVFSGFCVGK from the coding sequence ATGAACGGGATGATGCAGGACGACCGGATTGCCGCTTTGGCAACTCCTTTGGGAGAAAGCGCACTTGCGGTGATCAGAACAAGCGGTGAGGGTACGCTCCAGGCTTTGAGCAGGGGATTTTCCCGGCCCGGGACGCTGCAGGAGGCTCCGGGAAACACGATTATCTACGGCTGGCTCCAGTATGATGAATCGCGGCGGGTGGATGAAGTGACGGTTGCCGTTTTCCGTGCTCCCCGGAGCTATACCGGAGAGGAGAGTGCGGAAATTTACTGTCACGGCAGTATTCCCGGCATCCAGAAGATCATGGAACTTCTGTTCACTCTCGGGTTCCGTCAGGCCGAACCCGGAGAATTCAGTCTCAGAGCATTCATTAACGGCAAGATGGATCTTACCCGTGCAGAAGCTGTTCATGAAATAGTCAGGTCACAGAGCCGGAAAGCCCAGAGCCTGGCTCTGAACAGGCTTTCCGGAAGAGTCTTTGAAGAGATTGACCGGGTGAAAAGCCGGCTGGTGGATATTATGGCTGCGGTAAGCGTTCAGCTGGATTATCCAGACGATGAGCTCCCCGGAGAGGATGATGACAGCGGCTACGTACGTTCGCTGATTCCCATGGATACGGTACAGGATGCGGTATCGGGGCTCGAGCGTCTGGTCAGCAGCTACCGCAGCGGAAGGCTGTATCAGCAGGGGGCCAGGGTTGCCCTGGCCGGGCAAACCAATGCGGGAAAATCCAGCATGTTTAATCTTTTTCTGAAGGAAGACCGCTCAATTGTATCCAACATCCACGGAACCACCCGGGATTATATCCAGGCTCCGGTGGTGCTGGACGGCATTCCCCTCTCACTATACGATACTGCCGGGCTGCGGGAAGTGGATGAAATTATTGAAAAGGAAGGTATCCGCAGAAGCGGTCAGGTGATTGAAAATTCCAGCGTCATCCTGTATCTTGTTGACGGTACTAATTCCGACAAATCCGCTCATGCTTTTGATGAAAAGCAGCTGGAAAGAATCGGTGAATTGAATCTTCCCTGTGTGAAAATCTGGACCAAAACCGATCTTCCCCAATGCGCCCCGGCACCCAAGGGCTTTCTTCCCCTCTCCATGATCAGCGGTGAAGGGTTTGACCGGGTGCAGCAGGCAATGATGGAGGCTCTCCTTCAGGGCGAGCGCCTTGCCGGTGACGGCGATCTGGTAATCGACTCCCTTCGCCAGAAACAGCTGATAGATGACGCCCTGGACGGGCTTCAGCAGGCTTTGACCAGCATGGAGGGCGATCAGCCCCTGGATATTATTGCCATGGATCTTCAGCGATCCATCAGATCTCTGGGGGAAATTACCGGGGAGGTCAGTTCGGAGGATATCCTGGACAGGGTGTTCTCGGGATTCTGTGTTGGGAAATGA